The Bacteroidia bacterium genomic interval CACCAGTTTCGATAAACAAGCTATCGGCAGGAGTAAATTTGTCTATGGCGTATTTATTTGCTTTGGTAATGGCAAACTCATCAAGAATATCTACAAGATTCTTATATCGAGATTTAGGACGAGCTTTGACCACAAAGATAGGATCCCAACATCCAGGAGCATTGTTTACTTCTGAACATAAAGGAGCACCATTTCCACCTTGATACAGGTGGCTCATGATGAGTTTACGCGCGCCATCATCATCAAAGGAAGTTTCCTCGATATCAGGCTCGGTAATTCCTACATAGTAGGTGATCTTATCATCCTCGTCAAGCACAATTGTCATGATCTTTTCCTCAATGATCTTCTTGTAGCGATCTTCTTCTTGTTCTTCATCATCAGCTTTAGGAGGCATGGCAAGTTCCATTACACTATTGGATGCCATGGTAGCTGTAAGTACGAAGAAAGTCAGAAGCAAGAATGCCACGTCGACCATTGCGGTCATGTCAATCTTGGTTGATTTCTTTTTGGTTTTTCCGCCACCTTTTTTCTTGTGACCGCCGCCACCTCCACCACTATCTACATCAGCCATAATTCTTAAGTTTTAATTCGTTAACTGAAACGTGTTTAATTTTCAATAGAAGCTTCAGAGGGTCCTTCTTCCAGAGCCGTAATAAGGCTGAAAGAGTTTACGTCCCAATCCTGTAAAGAAGAAATAACATCTTCAATAGCAGGAATCTCCGTTTTTGAGTCCCCTTTGATTGCAAATCGCATACGCTGGTCAGACATACGTCCCCAACGGATCCAGTCCTTGAGGTCGTTTCCAGTCATAGTAGTAGAATCTGTAACACGTGGTGAGATACCTGTGTGCTCAAATTCTGAACGGGCTTCACTGTCTAGAGACAGCCATTTGCGCAAGTCTTCGTGTGGAACACCAAATTCCTGAAGGGTAACAAAGTAAGCTTTACCTTCCGGGCTGAGTGAGAAATTGGGATCTCTATCCCTCATTTCACCTTCAAAACGCTCGATCATCTGTTGACGGGTACCAATGTCAGTCAGACCGACAAATACCTGTCCTTCGGACCCAACAGAAATGGTCAGGAGACCTTTTTCAGGAGGGGTCAAACTGGAAACAGAAGAGGGAGTGTCCACTTCAATTTTAGATTCTTCTCTAAAACTTGTAGTAGTCAGGATAAAGAAGGTGAGTAGCAAGAATGCCACATCCACCATCGCAGTCATGTCAATTGCGGGTACTCCTCTTTTGGGTTTCTTAGACATATTCTTAAGCGGGTTATTAGTTTAAAATAAACTGAATTGAAATGACTTTTCGATCAGAAAAAATTAGCAGAGGTCTTATCGACC includes:
- a CDS encoding biopolymer transporter ExbD → MADVDSGGGGGGHKKKGGGKTKKKSTKIDMTAMVDVAFLLLTFFVLTATMASNSVMELAMPPKADDEEQEEDRYKKIIEEKIMTIVLDEDDKITYYVGITEPDIEETSFDDDGARKLIMSHLYQGGNGAPLCSEVNNAPGCWDPIFVVKARPKSRYKNLVDILDEFAITKANKYAIDKFTPADSLFIETGGVVVEGEE
- a CDS encoding biopolymer transporter ExbD is translated as MSKKPKRGVPAIDMTAMVDVAFLLLTFFILTTTSFREESKIEVDTPSSVSSLTPPEKGLLTISVGSEGQVFVGLTDIGTRQQMIERFEGEMRDRDPNFSLSPEGKAYFVTLQEFGVPHEDLRKWLSLDSEARSEFEHTGISPRVTDSTTMTGNDLKDWIRWGRMSDQRMRFAIKGDSKTEIPAIEDVISSLQDWDVNSFSLITALEEGPSEASIEN